The following coding sequences are from one Candidatus Nitrohelix vancouverensis window:
- a CDS encoding DNA internalization-related competence protein ComEC/Rec2: MDWTRHRIRISWATRLPLLPFLFCLLSGFGLEFPELYDYLLPGLWPLFFIAAGYALFRLNGFSLAVACIASTSLVALGFYLAQASPPADDHVTRHIQPQTHAEVEGILYATPTAMEDRIVFRLRLLSIKYKNKKIETSGVARITLYENEAPALLPGDRVIFKKIRLKLPRNFRNPGRFKYERYMRMQGVDVIGGTSRAETIVRSGAGDLPFYIKWRERWRQGIHHVYSEFLPDEEARLLRALTLGDRSGMDRASQEAFAATGLGHLTAVSGLHIGFVAGASLLLLRPLTFQLLWLISPTWVRAGRAPKIAAFLSIIPVAMYMLLAGDKVSVLRAGFMVLAVLVALIIDREKNAFNALLLVAIALLAHNPESLFDAGFQMSFLAVAFILYVLSLIMNLSELDAVDRMGETMSLLDRLRPRIPEDGEAPQAFIVKERVILFFVASALFSITAILATLPVVLHHFHRISISGFLLNPILTPLASLLIPFSLASALIVSALSFLGDILFAPIHWLAALFTSIPQWVAGLPGAFLYWPTPKPAWPLLYYAFLLGALSLVLRQRTSRTLNPSENSAHKIWKQLGRTLWIGAGVLTVAGFLFPRFPAATIDPLEITLLDVGQGESIFIRFPDDQTLLIDGGGFYKNSLDIGKAVVAPFLWSQGYRRLDAIAATHRDNDHISGLESILDLIPVHNLLTLDNAAWQSEARIQKLIEKAERKGTQIKSLQTGQAMTFGEARLTLLHPTSEFMDRYDSSPQNSHASNNRSLVFKLEYRKFSMLLTGDIENDAERFMLSRKAPLRSDILKAPHHGSRFSSSPEFIRATQASVVLFSSGYLNWAKHPHRETLARYEAFGTRVYRTDRDGAIRIAADGESWSVSPFEWNQD, from the coding sequence ATGGACTGGACCCGACACCGCATCCGAATCTCCTGGGCGACGCGCCTGCCGCTCCTGCCGTTTCTCTTCTGTCTGCTGTCCGGTTTCGGCCTGGAATTCCCAGAACTCTACGACTACCTTCTTCCCGGCCTCTGGCCTCTGTTCTTCATTGCGGCGGGCTACGCTCTGTTTCGTCTGAACGGATTTTCACTTGCGGTCGCATGCATCGCTTCAACGAGTCTCGTCGCCCTGGGATTCTATCTGGCGCAAGCCAGTCCGCCTGCCGACGATCATGTCACGCGACACATTCAGCCGCAGACTCATGCTGAAGTGGAGGGGATTTTATACGCGACGCCGACGGCGATGGAAGACCGTATTGTTTTTCGACTGCGCCTGCTCTCCATAAAATATAAGAACAAAAAAATAGAGACCTCAGGCGTGGCGCGCATCACGCTTTACGAAAACGAAGCGCCTGCGCTTCTTCCCGGCGACCGGGTGATCTTCAAGAAAATCAGATTGAAGCTCCCGCGTAATTTCAGGAATCCCGGTCGATTCAAATACGAACGCTATATGAGAATGCAGGGCGTCGATGTGATCGGCGGAACCTCGCGCGCAGAAACGATCGTTCGATCCGGCGCAGGCGATCTGCCTTTCTATATCAAATGGCGCGAACGCTGGCGCCAAGGCATCCATCACGTGTACTCAGAGTTCCTTCCAGATGAAGAAGCCCGTTTGTTGAGGGCATTGACGCTGGGGGATCGTTCGGGAATGGATCGCGCCAGTCAGGAAGCCTTCGCGGCGACGGGACTCGGACATCTCACGGCGGTTTCGGGATTGCATATCGGCTTCGTCGCCGGGGCCTCGCTTCTTTTACTGCGGCCCCTGACCTTTCAGCTTCTCTGGCTGATCTCGCCGACCTGGGTGCGGGCCGGGCGGGCACCCAAAATAGCGGCCTTCCTTTCCATCATTCCCGTCGCGATGTACATGCTCCTCGCCGGCGATAAAGTATCCGTCCTGCGCGCCGGATTCATGGTTCTCGCGGTTCTCGTCGCCCTCATCATCGACCGCGAAAAAAACGCCTTCAACGCTCTGCTTCTCGTCGCAATCGCCCTGCTCGCACACAATCCCGAATCGCTTTTTGACGCGGGTTTCCAGATGTCTTTCCTTGCCGTCGCGTTCATTCTCTATGTTCTCTCGCTGATAATGAACCTCTCCGAACTCGACGCCGTGGATCGCATGGGAGAGACGATGAGCCTTCTCGACCGCTTGCGTCCGCGGATTCCTGAAGACGGCGAAGCGCCGCAAGCTTTCATAGTGAAGGAGCGCGTCATTCTGTTCTTTGTCGCCAGCGCCTTGTTCTCCATCACCGCCATTCTTGCGACGCTTCCGGTGGTTCTGCATCATTTCCACCGAATCAGCATTTCAGGCTTCCTGTTGAATCCGATCCTGACGCCCCTTGCATCTCTTCTGATTCCTTTTTCGCTGGCTTCTGCCTTGATCGTCTCCGCCCTTTCGTTTCTGGGCGATATCCTGTTCGCTCCTATCCACTGGCTCGCCGCTCTGTTCACGAGCATTCCGCAATGGGTCGCGGGCCTGCCCGGAGCTTTCCTGTACTGGCCGACTCCCAAACCGGCATGGCCACTCCTATATTACGCATTTCTATTGGGCGCATTGTCTCTCGTTCTACGACAGCGCACCAGCCGAACCCTGAACCCGTCTGAAAACTCCGCGCACAAGATTTGGAAACAGCTCGGAAGGACGCTATGGATCGGCGCAGGCGTTCTCACCGTCGCCGGATTTCTTTTCCCGCGCTTTCCGGCAGCGACCATAGACCCGCTTGAAATCACCTTGCTCGACGTCGGTCAGGGAGAATCGATTTTCATACGCTTTCCCGACGACCAAACCTTGTTGATCGACGGCGGCGGCTTCTACAAAAACTCGCTGGATATCGGCAAGGCCGTCGTCGCCCCCTTCCTGTGGAGCCAGGGGTATCGGCGACTCGACGCCATCGCCGCGACGCATCGCGACAACGACCACATCAGCGGACTGGAATCCATCCTCGATCTGATCCCGGTTCACAATTTACTGACTCTGGACAACGCCGCATGGCAGAGCGAAGCTCGCATTCAAAAACTCATCGAGAAAGCCGAGCGCAAGGGAACGCAGATTAAGAGCCTGCAAACGGGACAAGCCATGACCTTTGGCGAAGCCCGGTTGACGCTTCTGCATCCCACCTCGGAGTTCATGGATCGTTACGACTCGTCGCCGCAAAACTCGCACGCCTCGAACAATCGCTCGCTCGTCTTCAAACTGGAATACCGCAAGTTCAGCATGCTTTTGACCGGCGACATTGAAAACGACGCGGAACGATTCATGCTCTCTCGGAAGGCTCCTCTGCGAAGCGATATTTTGAAAGCTCCGCATCATGGCAGTCGATTTTCCAGCTCGCCCGAGTTCATCCGCGCAACGCAAGCCTCGGTCGTTCTGTTCTCAAGCGGCTATCTGAACTGGGCGAAGCACCCCCACCGCGAAACGCTCGCGCGCTACGAAGCATTCGGAACAAGGGTCTACAGAACCGATCGTGATGGAGCCATTCGTATCGCGGCGGACGGAGAGAGCTGGAGCGTCTCCCCGTTTGAATGGAATCAAGATTGA
- a CDS encoding SpoIIE family protein phosphatase, translated as MDINPYTQSPWCILLADPANKGLDRTCAALKSGYTMLIAEDGPQTVETYLSKRPDIIVMSADAPALDGFQVCRKIKDISGRRFTPIILVSEQTDISSLQQGFQSGAEDYLRKPFEPEELIIRIQSALRTKKLYVELMKAYEVIDRERDILANIQKNFFSEAPPQIPGYQFFTKYQPSSKAGGDYYDFIQIDQERLGIMTADVSGHGIPAAVVMSMKRILLRAFLSDQASPAETLETLNSVLFKHLKSGHFITAFYGVLNTKTRVMKYACAGHCPPFLLDCNSGELTELKNQKGIPLMILPDNPMDEVETQLPPNSKLVLYTDGLIEAQNRQGEQWGRQRLADEISRLGAEQNLDAFGEQILASVDQFMGGNAFSDDYTLVALQID; from the coding sequence ATGGATATCAATCCTTACACGCAGTCGCCCTGGTGCATATTACTGGCCGATCCCGCCAACAAGGGACTGGACCGAACTTGCGCCGCGCTGAAAAGCGGATACACCATGCTCATCGCCGAGGACGGTCCGCAAACGGTTGAGACCTATTTGAGCAAGCGCCCCGACATCATCGTGATGAGCGCGGACGCTCCAGCGCTGGACGGCTTTCAGGTCTGCAGGAAAATCAAGGACATCTCGGGAAGGCGTTTCACGCCGATCATTCTGGTTTCAGAGCAAACCGATATCTCCAGCCTGCAACAAGGCTTTCAATCGGGAGCCGAAGACTATTTAAGAAAACCCTTCGAACCTGAAGAACTCATCATCCGCATCCAGTCGGCGCTGAGAACCAAAAAACTCTACGTCGAGTTGATGAAAGCCTATGAGGTGATCGACCGGGAACGCGACATTCTGGCCAATATCCAGAAAAATTTTTTCAGCGAGGCGCCGCCGCAGATTCCCGGCTACCAGTTCTTCACCAAATACCAGCCCTCCTCCAAAGCCGGAGGCGACTATTACGATTTCATCCAGATCGACCAGGAACGTCTCGGCATCATGACCGCCGACGTGTCCGGGCACGGCATTCCCGCCGCCGTCGTCATGTCGATGAAGCGTATTCTGTTGCGAGCCTTCTTGTCCGACCAGGCCTCCCCCGCTGAAACGCTGGAGACTCTGAATTCTGTTTTGTTCAAGCACCTGAAATCCGGTCATTTCATCACCGCTTTCTACGGCGTCCTGAATACGAAGACGCGGGTCATGAAATACGCCTGCGCCGGGCATTGCCCGCCCTTTCTGCTCGATTGCAATAGCGGCGAGTTGACGGAGTTGAAAAACCAGAAGGGCATCCCCCTGATGATCCTGCCCGACAACCCGATGGATGAGGTGGAAACGCAGTTGCCCCCCAACAGCAAACTGGTTCTGTACACCGATGGATTGATCGAAGCGCAAAACCGCCAGGGAGAACAATGGGGTCGCCAGCGTCTGGCTGATGAAATCAGCAGATTGGGGGCCGAACAAAACCTCGACGCCTTCGGGGAGCAGATTCTGGCATCCGTCGATCAATTCATGGGCGGCAACGCATTCTCCGACGATTACACTCTGGTCGCCCTTCAGATCGACTGA
- the rnr gene encoding ribonuclease R: MELSQESILKRIRKKALRPLKIAEMARNLSIPEPQRKAFRNLIKEMAAAGKLIKIKGSRYGLPEEMSLVTGSLMGHSGGFGFVTPETPDGESDVYIHRKHMKDAMHQDRVVARVHSTEYNKREGQIVQILERKTTKLTGLYENFGKEGWVVPTEDRYFHDIFIPARNKMRAQNGHLVEVEIVSYPTSRQPPIGKVTHIIGFSNDPEAQVKSIFRKHDARLDFPEKVLRSAESIDETIPKAEFKKRKDLTGKTLFTIDGAKAKDFDDAVSLDSSASGYRLGVHIADVAHYVLPDQAIDKEAYERATSIYYPDGVIPMLPFRLSNNICSLKPDVERLAVSAWIDLDPDGVVTGFKFFNSVIKSCRRLTYSEAAASDDPEETPSLPDEIRETLMEMKKLSRILRKKRFKEGSVDFQIPEAAIVMSEKGTVEHIGLAEHNWAHEMIEEFMLCANRCAARFLKEKEVPAIHRIHEEPDAAKISALRDFIKGLGIRWNAPEPLRSVDIQKLVEKVRGRPEERVINVLLLRSMKKAIYSPNDIGHYCLGFPDYVHFTSPIRRYPDLATHRLIKTHLTHKCKGPERRLLLGYITECAGHTSWKERKAMEIERDVNDLRQTQYMADKTGKHFEGYISGVQSFGFFVELKETLVEGLVRMSSLTDDYYIFMEAEHKLQGQRRHQIFKIGDSVEVRVVSVDIAKRRIDLALVKKL; encoded by the coding sequence ATGGAACTCAGTCAGGAATCCATTCTCAAGCGCATTCGGAAAAAAGCCCTGCGGCCTTTGAAAATTGCAGAGATGGCCCGCAATCTGTCAATCCCCGAACCTCAAAGAAAAGCCTTTCGTAATCTCATCAAAGAGATGGCGGCGGCGGGAAAGCTCATCAAAATCAAGGGCAGTCGCTACGGTCTTCCCGAAGAGATGAGCCTGGTCACCGGTTCTCTGATGGGGCATTCCGGCGGCTTCGGGTTTGTCACGCCCGAGACGCCCGATGGGGAAAGCGACGTCTATATCCACCGCAAGCACATGAAAGATGCGATGCATCAGGATCGCGTGGTGGCGCGCGTGCATTCGACTGAATACAATAAACGCGAAGGCCAGATCGTTCAGATTCTCGAACGCAAAACCACGAAGCTCACCGGATTGTATGAAAATTTCGGCAAAGAGGGCTGGGTGGTTCCCACTGAAGATCGCTACTTCCACGACATTTTCATACCGGCGCGCAATAAAATGCGCGCTCAGAACGGGCATCTGGTCGAAGTTGAAATCGTCTCCTACCCGACCTCGCGGCAACCGCCGATCGGCAAGGTCACACATATCATCGGCTTTTCAAACGATCCCGAAGCCCAGGTCAAATCCATCTTTCGCAAACACGACGCGCGCCTGGATTTTCCCGAAAAAGTGTTACGCAGCGCCGAGTCTATTGATGAAACCATCCCTAAAGCTGAATTCAAAAAACGCAAGGACCTGACCGGCAAGACCCTGTTCACCATCGACGGGGCGAAGGCCAAGGATTTTGACGACGCGGTTTCATTGGACAGTTCCGCTTCCGGCTATCGTCTCGGCGTTCATATCGCCGACGTGGCGCATTACGTCCTGCCCGATCAAGCCATCGACAAGGAAGCCTACGAACGCGCGACCAGCATCTATTACCCCGACGGCGTCATCCCCATGCTCCCCTTCCGCCTGTCCAATAATATATGCAGTTTGAAACCCGACGTGGAACGTCTCGCCGTTTCAGCCTGGATTGATCTCGACCCAGACGGCGTAGTGACCGGTTTCAAATTTTTCAATTCCGTCATCAAAAGTTGCCGAAGGCTCACCTACTCAGAAGCCGCCGCATCCGACGACCCGGAGGAGACGCCTTCCTTGCCGGACGAAATACGCGAAACCTTGATGGAGATGAAAAAACTCAGCCGCATCCTGCGCAAGAAACGTTTCAAAGAAGGGAGCGTGGACTTCCAGATTCCAGAAGCCGCCATCGTCATGTCTGAGAAAGGAACCGTCGAGCACATCGGCCTGGCGGAACACAATTGGGCGCACGAAATGATCGAGGAATTCATGCTCTGCGCCAACCGATGCGCGGCGCGATTTCTGAAAGAGAAAGAGGTCCCCGCCATCCACCGCATTCACGAAGAACCCGACGCGGCAAAGATCAGCGCCCTGCGCGATTTCATCAAAGGACTGGGCATTCGCTGGAACGCACCCGAACCCCTGCGCTCGGTTGACATTCAAAAGCTGGTTGAAAAAGTGAGAGGACGCCCGGAAGAGCGCGTGATCAATGTGCTTCTCCTGCGCTCCATGAAGAAAGCGATTTATTCTCCCAACGATATCGGCCATTACTGTCTCGGCTTCCCGGACTACGTCCACTTCACCTCGCCGATTCGGCGTTATCCTGATCTGGCGACGCATCGACTGATCAAGACGCACCTGACTCACAAATGCAAGGGGCCGGAACGCCGACTACTGCTCGGCTATATCACCGAATGCGCGGGTCATACCTCGTGGAAGGAACGCAAGGCCATGGAGATCGAACGCGACGTGAACGATCTGCGCCAGACGCAGTACATGGCGGACAAAACGGGGAAACATTTCGAGGGCTATATTTCCGGCGTCCAGTCCTTTGGTTTCTTTGTGGAACTGAAAGAAACTCTCGTTGAAGGACTGGTTCGCATGTCCAGCCTGACCGACGATTATTATATCTTCATGGAAGCCGAGCATAAATTGCAGGGCCAGCGCCGCCATCAAATTTTCAAAATTGGAGACAGCGTCGAAGTCCGCGTCGTTTCCGTCGATATCGCCAAACGTCGGATCGATCTGGCCCTGGTGAAAAAACTCTAG
- the gatC gene encoding Asp-tRNA(Asn)/Glu-tRNA(Gln) amidotransferase subunit GatC produces the protein MTDKFDIDAAVSLSRLKLEADEKQRLEKDLEAIVSYIDQLNTLNTDQVEPTSHVLPIQNVFREDIPDNKFGDSPCLPLAPAHDKGHYEVPQII, from the coding sequence ATGACCGACAAATTCGACATCGACGCCGCTGTGTCCCTTTCGCGTCTCAAACTGGAAGCCGACGAGAAACAGCGTCTTGAAAAAGATCTGGAAGCCATCGTCAGTTACATCGATCAGTTGAACACGCTGAACACGGATCAGGTCGAACCCACGTCGCACGTCCTGCCCATTCAAAACGTATTTCGCGAAGACATTCCCGATAATAAATTTGGCGACAGCCCGTGTTTGCCTCTGGCTCCGGCCCATGACAAAGGCCATTACGAAGTGCCTCAGATTATTTGA